One Opitutia bacterium DNA segment encodes these proteins:
- a CDS encoding RNA methyltransferase has translation MPLTKADIARLRSLQDKKHREALGLFVVEGEKVVGELLAARFPFVELYATDAWRGRASRPDEPRLTEDGSPHLSITTISAAEMERISHYPTPSAVLAVGRIARAPLAPGALDRGLTLALDGIQDPGNVGTLLRVADWFAFDRVVLSPDCADLFSQKVINASMGSFARVAAHTAPLADALAGCAAPVLGCDLAGDDVHALPPLRDAVVVIGSEGRGLSPAVAACVTRRVTIPKFGGAESLNAAVAAAIVCDNLRRGARA, from the coding sequence ATGCCGCTCACCAAGGCCGACATCGCCCGCCTCCGCTCGCTGCAGGACAAGAAGCACCGCGAGGCGCTCGGCTTGTTCGTCGTCGAGGGAGAGAAGGTCGTCGGCGAATTGCTGGCGGCGAGATTCCCCTTCGTCGAACTCTACGCAACCGACGCGTGGCGTGGTAGGGCGAGTCGTCCCGACGAGCCACGGCTCACCGAGGACGGTTCGCCCCACCTTTCGATCACCACCATTTCCGCGGCCGAGATGGAGCGCATCAGCCACTACCCGACCCCGTCCGCGGTGCTCGCCGTCGGCAGGATCGCGCGTGCGCCGCTCGCGCCGGGCGCCCTCGATCGCGGCCTCACGCTCGCGCTCGACGGCATTCAGGACCCGGGCAACGTCGGCACGCTGCTGCGCGTCGCGGACTGGTTCGCGTTCGACCGCGTCGTGCTCTCGCCGGATTGCGCCGACCTGTTTTCGCAGAAGGTCATCAACGCCAGCATGGGCTCGTTCGCGCGCGTCGCGGCGCACACCGCTCCGCTCGCCGACGCGCTCGCCGGCTGCGCTGCGCCCGTGCTGGGCTGCGACCTCGCGGGCGACGACGTGCATGCGTTGCCGCCGCTGCGCGACGCCGTCGTGGTGATCGGCAGCGAAGGCCGTGGACTTTCGCCGGCCGTGGCGGCGTGCGTGACGCGCCGCGTGACGATCCCGAAATTCGGCGGCGCCGAATCGCTCAACGCCGCCGTCGCCGCCGCCATCGTGTGCGACAATCTGCGGCGCGGCGCCCGCGCCTGA
- a CDS encoding DUF885 domain-containing protein has protein sequence MRIPTILLAAALTATSATAAPTPEQIKAESAKANALFERFFDEGVARSPMMATQLGLKTNYDQWDDLSEQKALEDFLLGVQQLAELKRSVDFESLDDQTKTSYRLYVRQAEDAIEGWRWRYHGYPLNQMSGLHSGAPAFLINFHRVDSVADARAYIARLRGMAKLLDQLAANVETRAAKGIMPPKFVFGLVIESCREVIHGAPFDGSAQASALWEDAQAKIGALKNADTATKDQLVAEARAALLESVQPAYAKLIALLERHEKIATTDDGVWKLPDGGEYYAFMLRQSTTTRMTPEQVHELGLREVARIHGEMRAIMQRVGFQGDLQAFFAHLRSDDQYYYPTTPEGKAAYMKRANEIIDAMRARLDEFFGVKPKAPLLVKVVEPFREKGSAGAFYEEPAPDGSRPGVYYVNTIDMRGVPIFEMETLAHHEAIPGHHMQIAIAQELDGIPRFRRFGGNTAYAEGWALYAEYFPKEFGFYQDPMMDFGRLYDELLRAVRLVVDTGLHAKHWTREQVMDYFRQNTPNPERDIFTETNRYIVWPGQATAYKVGMLKILELRELAKKELGPKFSLRDYHDLVLKDGALPMDLLEENVRAWIARQK, from the coding sequence ATGCGAATCCCCACGATCCTCCTGGCCGCCGCGCTGACCGCCACGAGCGCGACCGCCGCCCCCACGCCCGAGCAGATCAAGGCCGAGTCGGCCAAGGCCAACGCGCTGTTCGAGCGCTTCTTCGACGAAGGCGTCGCGCGCAGCCCGATGATGGCCACGCAGCTCGGCCTCAAGACCAACTACGACCAGTGGGACGACCTCTCGGAGCAGAAGGCGCTGGAGGATTTCCTGCTCGGCGTGCAGCAGCTGGCGGAGCTGAAACGCTCGGTCGATTTCGAGTCGCTCGACGACCAAACGAAGACCAGCTACCGCCTCTACGTGCGGCAGGCGGAGGACGCGATCGAGGGCTGGCGCTGGCGTTACCACGGCTATCCGCTTAACCAAATGTCGGGCCTCCACTCGGGCGCGCCGGCGTTTCTGATCAATTTCCACCGCGTCGACTCGGTCGCCGACGCGCGCGCCTACATCGCGCGCCTGCGCGGCATGGCGAAACTCCTCGACCAGCTCGCTGCCAACGTCGAGACGCGCGCGGCCAAAGGCATCATGCCGCCGAAATTCGTCTTCGGTCTCGTCATCGAGTCCTGCCGCGAGGTGATCCACGGCGCGCCCTTCGATGGCTCGGCCCAGGCCAGCGCGCTGTGGGAAGACGCGCAGGCGAAGATCGGCGCGTTGAAGAACGCCGACACCGCGACCAAGGACCAGCTCGTCGCCGAGGCGCGCGCGGCGCTCCTCGAATCCGTTCAACCCGCCTACGCCAAGCTCATCGCGCTGCTCGAGCGACACGAGAAAATCGCCACGACCGACGACGGCGTGTGGAAGCTGCCCGACGGCGGCGAATACTACGCCTTCATGCTGCGGCAATCGACGACCACGCGCATGACGCCCGAGCAGGTGCACGAACTCGGCCTCCGCGAGGTGGCGCGCATCCACGGCGAGATGCGCGCGATCATGCAGCGCGTCGGCTTCCAAGGCGATTTGCAGGCCTTCTTCGCGCACCTCCGCAGCGACGACCAGTATTACTATCCGACCACGCCCGAGGGCAAAGCCGCCTACATGAAACGCGCCAACGAGATCATCGACGCCATGCGCGCGCGCCTCGACGAATTCTTCGGCGTGAAGCCGAAGGCTCCGCTCCTCGTGAAGGTCGTCGAGCCTTTCCGCGAAAAAGGCTCGGCCGGCGCCTTCTATGAGGAGCCCGCGCCCGACGGTTCGCGCCCCGGCGTCTATTACGTCAACACGATCGACATGCGCGGCGTGCCGATCTTCGAGATGGAGACGCTGGCGCACCACGAGGCGATTCCCGGCCACCACATGCAGATCGCCATCGCGCAGGAGCTGGACGGCATCCCGCGTTTCCGTCGCTTCGGCGGCAACACCGCCTACGCCGAGGGCTGGGCGCTCTACGCGGAATATTTTCCGAAGGAGTTCGGCTTCTACCAGGACCCGATGATGGACTTCGGCCGCCTCTACGACGAGCTGCTGCGCGCCGTGCGCCTCGTGGTCGACACCGGCCTGCACGCGAAGCACTGGACGCGCGAACAGGTGATGGACTACTTCCGGCAGAACACGCCGAATCCCGAGCGCGACATCTTCACCGAGACCAACCGCTACATCGTCTGGCCCGGCCAGGCCACTGCCTACAAGGTCGGCATGCTGAAGATCCTCGAGCTGCGCGAACTCGCGAAAAAGGAACTCGGTCCGAAATTCAGCCTGCGTGACTACCACGACCTCGTGCTGAAAGACGGCGCGCTGCCGATGGACCTCCTCGAGGAAAACGTCCGCGCCTGGATCGCACGCCAGAAGTAG
- a CDS encoding efflux RND transporter permease subunit — protein sequence MIDRILNFSLRQRVFVLLGALALLGAGLWAAFHLPVDATPDVTNVQVQVNTEVKGLAPEEIEKLVTFPLEMEMSGVPGMTELRSLSKTGLSQLTLVFADGTDIYRARQLVSERLQNAAEELPAGLAPKLAPITTGLGEIFYYVIDYAPDAAAKPATRAEQLMELKLLHDFVVKPALRTVPGLAEVNASGGYEKQIVVLPRPDALLATGITFNDLADVIAENVENAGGGAVQIGGEQIAIRADSRVQTADEIANLPLKFRGAAAAPLLVRDVAEVGIGSSLRTGSATHNGREAVLGAALMLSGENSRIVARRVAEKLAEIKPRLPAGVTLETVYDRTDLVDRTIATVEKNLFEGAIFVVVVLLALLGNWRAALIVSLAIPLSFLFAITGMVRFGVSGNLMSLGAVDFGLIIDGAVVMVENIVRRLGERQHGAGRLLSFSERLETVLAAAKEVGRPTFFGVFIITIVYVPILSLTGIEGKMFQPMALTVIFALVGALILALTLMPVLCAYLLRGRIAEHDNFAIRGAKAVYRPVLAFALRARWFVAGGAVALFALAVVVFTRLGAEFVPQLDEGSFAAHMIRTTSIGLDAAVTMQEQTERVLREKFPQITHTFSRIGTAEVATDPMGVNVADTYIFYRPLAEWPKDEHGHTPTKDELATRMALELGKRFPAQAYLFSQPIEMRFNEILEGTRADIAVKVFGDDYTEIERIASEAREILERVPGAADVEFDALGKAPMLEIKLRRDAMTRYNVHASEVNATVAAALAGHESGVIVDGNRRYPIVVRLPEHLRAAFDELKHLPLRSLHAEGVITLGQVADFVITEKVNSISRESGQRRAAIMVNLRGRDVESFVNEAKAKVAAEIKLPPGYTIEFGGQFKNLQEARARLAVIVPAALAVIFLLIFAAFGSLRQALLIFTGIPLAVTGGVFALWARDLPFSISAGIGFIALSGVAVLNGLMLVSTFNQLCEAGHSVHDAVVEGALTRLRPVLMTALVASLGFLPMALASGAGAEVQRPLATVVIGGIVSATFLTLVLLPALYERLERNQAQEPSA from the coding sequence ATGATCGACCGCATTCTGAATTTTTCCCTGCGGCAGCGCGTGTTCGTGCTGCTCGGGGCGCTCGCGCTGCTCGGCGCGGGTCTTTGGGCCGCGTTCCACCTGCCGGTGGACGCCACGCCCGACGTCACCAACGTGCAGGTGCAAGTGAACACCGAGGTCAAAGGCCTCGCGCCCGAGGAAATCGAAAAACTCGTCACCTTCCCGCTCGAGATGGAAATGAGCGGCGTGCCCGGCATGACCGAGCTGCGCTCGCTCTCGAAGACCGGCCTCTCACAGCTCACGCTGGTCTTCGCCGACGGCACCGACATCTACCGCGCGCGCCAGCTCGTCAGCGAACGCCTGCAAAACGCCGCCGAGGAACTGCCCGCCGGGCTCGCGCCCAAGCTCGCGCCGATCACGACCGGCCTCGGCGAGATTTTCTACTACGTCATCGACTACGCTCCCGACGCCGCAGCAAAACCTGCGACGCGCGCCGAGCAATTGATGGAGCTGAAGCTCCTCCACGACTTCGTGGTGAAGCCCGCGCTCCGCACCGTGCCCGGACTCGCCGAGGTCAACGCCTCCGGCGGCTATGAAAAGCAGATCGTCGTGCTACCGCGTCCCGACGCGCTGCTCGCCACCGGCATCACGTTTAACGATCTCGCCGACGTCATCGCGGAGAACGTCGAGAACGCCGGCGGCGGCGCCGTGCAGATCGGTGGCGAGCAGATCGCGATCCGCGCCGACAGCCGCGTGCAAACCGCGGACGAAATCGCGAATCTCCCGCTGAAATTCCGCGGCGCCGCCGCGGCGCCGTTGCTCGTGCGCGATGTCGCCGAAGTCGGCATCGGCTCCAGCCTGCGCACCGGCTCCGCCACGCACAACGGCCGCGAGGCCGTGCTCGGCGCGGCGCTCATGCTCTCCGGCGAGAACTCCCGCATCGTCGCCCGGCGCGTCGCGGAGAAATTGGCCGAGATCAAACCGCGCCTACCCGCGGGCGTGACGCTCGAAACGGTCTATGACCGCACCGATCTCGTCGACCGCACCATCGCCACGGTGGAGAAAAACCTCTTCGAGGGCGCGATCTTCGTCGTCGTCGTGCTCCTCGCGCTGCTCGGCAACTGGCGCGCGGCGCTGATCGTGTCGCTCGCGATCCCGCTGTCGTTCCTCTTCGCGATCACCGGCATGGTGCGCTTCGGCGTTTCGGGCAATCTGATGAGCCTCGGCGCGGTGGACTTCGGCCTGATCATCGACGGCGCCGTGGTGATGGTGGAGAACATCGTGCGCCGTCTCGGCGAGCGCCAGCACGGCGCCGGTCGGCTCCTGAGTTTCAGCGAGCGACTCGAGACGGTGCTCGCCGCGGCAAAGGAAGTCGGTCGGCCGACCTTCTTCGGCGTGTTCATCATCACCATCGTCTACGTCCCGATCCTCAGTCTCACCGGCATCGAGGGGAAAATGTTCCAGCCGATGGCGCTCACGGTGATCTTCGCCCTCGTCGGCGCACTCATTCTGGCACTCACGCTCATGCCCGTGCTCTGCGCCTACCTGCTGCGCGGTCGCATCGCGGAGCACGACAACTTCGCGATTCGCGGCGCCAAGGCCGTCTATCGTCCCGTGCTGGCGTTCGCGTTGCGCGCGCGCTGGTTCGTCGCCGGCGGCGCCGTGGCGCTGTTCGCACTCGCGGTCGTGGTCTTCACGCGCCTCGGCGCGGAGTTTGTGCCGCAACTCGACGAGGGCTCGTTCGCCGCGCACATGATCCGCACGACCAGCATCGGCCTCGATGCCGCCGTCACGATGCAGGAGCAAACCGAGCGCGTGCTGCGCGAGAAATTCCCCCAGATCACGCACACGTTCTCGCGCATCGGCACCGCCGAAGTCGCAACCGACCCGATGGGCGTGAACGTCGCCGACACTTACATCTTCTACCGCCCGCTCGCCGAGTGGCCGAAAGACGAACACGGTCACACCCCGACGAAGGACGAGCTCGCGACGCGCATGGCGCTCGAACTGGGCAAGCGCTTCCCGGCGCAGGCCTACCTGTTTTCCCAGCCGATCGAGATGCGCTTCAACGAAATCCTCGAAGGCACGCGCGCCGACATCGCCGTGAAGGTCTTCGGCGACGACTACACCGAAATCGAACGCATCGCCTCCGAAGCGCGCGAAATCCTCGAGCGCGTGCCCGGCGCGGCCGACGTCGAGTTCGATGCGTTGGGCAAGGCGCCGATGCTGGAAATCAAACTCCGCCGCGACGCCATGACGCGCTACAACGTCCACGCCAGCGAAGTGAACGCGACGGTCGCTGCCGCGCTCGCCGGTCACGAGTCAGGCGTGATCGTCGACGGCAACCGCCGTTACCCGATCGTCGTGCGGTTGCCCGAGCATTTGCGCGCGGCCTTCGACGAGCTGAAGCACCTGCCGCTGCGCTCGCTGCACGCCGAGGGTGTGATCACGCTCGGTCAGGTCGCGGACTTCGTGATCACCGAGAAAGTGAACTCCATCTCGCGCGAGTCCGGCCAGCGCCGCGCCGCGATCATGGTCAACCTGCGCGGGCGCGATGTGGAGAGCTTCGTGAACGAGGCGAAGGCCAAGGTCGCCGCGGAGATCAAGCTTCCGCCGGGCTACACGATCGAATTCGGCGGGCAGTTCAAGAACCTGCAGGAAGCCCGCGCGCGCCTCGCCGTCATCGTGCCGGCCGCACTCGCGGTGATCTTCCTGCTGATCTTTGCCGCCTTCGGCAGCCTGCGGCAGGCGCTGCTGATCTTCACGGGCATCCCGCTCGCGGTGACGGGCGGCGTCTTCGCGCTGTGGGCGCGCGATCTACCGTTCTCGATCTCGGCCGGCATCGGCTTCATCGCGCTCAGCGGTGTGGCCGTGCTCAACGGCCTGATGCTCGTCAGCACGTTCAACCAGCTGTGCGAAGCCGGCCACAGCGTCCACGATGCCGTCGTCGAAGGCGCGCTGACGCGGCTGCGTCCGGTGCTGATGACCGCGCTCGTTGCCTCGCTCGGCTTCCTGCCGATGGCACTCGCCAGCGGCGCGGGCGCCGAAGTGCAGCGCCCGCTGGCAACGGTCGTCATCGGCGGAATCGTCAGCGCCACCTTCCTCACCCTCGTGCTCCTGCCTGCGCTCTACGAGCGGCTCGAGCGCAACCAGGCCCAAGAACCCTCCGCATGA
- a CDS encoding TolC family protein, with amino-acid sequence MKNSFLLFALFVASAVARAESTPPRTVGDLVTEILDRNPELAIYTAEIDAARATAAAADTRDNPVLSLETGRKRVHDSAGLLAGEGAVWSASIAQTFEWPGRLALRKAVANRHVALAELGLARFRAALAQRARVLTFSLHAAQERAAATAEVAARYRALRDLFLARDPGGITPLLETHVIEAQEIALQRRATDAQLALHAALAELNQLRGQPADAPLTIATNPQHFTAAPETDALLSAARENNFEFRSAKLELEQQGFAVSLARHERRPSFTVSPYITQESAGDRERTVGIGLSLPLPASRRATAGVAAAEARRRQAEAAVLVAQRNLEREVLTAARRYAAKTAEAADWTPDAANKFRDAADLADRHYRLGAVPIATYVELQNSYLEAIDALCQTRLDALEAAGALELLTGTPLVDAEARP; translated from the coding sequence ATGAAAAACTCTTTTCTCCTGTTCGCTCTCTTCGTCGCGTCCGCCGTCGCGCGCGCCGAATCGACTCCGCCGCGCACGGTCGGCGATCTCGTGACCGAGATTCTCGACCGCAATCCCGAACTCGCGATCTACACCGCCGAGATCGACGCTGCGCGCGCCACCGCCGCCGCGGCCGACACCCGGGACAATCCCGTCCTCTCCCTCGAAACCGGACGCAAGCGCGTGCACGACTCCGCCGGCCTTCTCGCCGGCGAAGGCGCCGTGTGGTCCGCGTCCATCGCACAAACTTTCGAATGGCCCGGCCGCCTCGCGCTGCGCAAGGCCGTCGCCAACCGCCACGTCGCACTCGCCGAGCTCGGCCTCGCGCGTTTCCGCGCCGCCCTCGCGCAACGCGCCCGCGTGCTGACGTTCTCCCTCCACGCCGCCCAGGAACGCGCCGCCGCCACGGCGGAAGTCGCCGCGCGTTACCGGGCACTGCGCGATCTCTTCCTCGCGCGCGATCCCGGCGGCATCACTCCGCTCCTGGAAACACACGTCATCGAAGCGCAGGAGATTGCCCTGCAGCGTCGCGCGACAGACGCGCAACTGGCGCTCCACGCGGCCCTCGCCGAACTGAACCAGTTGCGCGGCCAACCCGCCGACGCCCCGCTCACGATCGCGACCAACCCGCAACACTTCACCGCCGCGCCGGAGACAGACGCTCTGCTCTCCGCCGCGCGGGAGAACAACTTCGAGTTCCGCTCCGCCAAACTCGAACTGGAGCAGCAAGGCTTCGCCGTCTCGCTCGCACGCCACGAGCGCCGCCCGAGCTTCACCGTCAGCCCCTACATCACGCAGGAAAGCGCCGGCGACCGCGAGCGCACCGTGGGCATCGGCCTCTCGCTGCCGTTGCCCGCGAGCCGCCGCGCCACCGCCGGAGTGGCCGCCGCCGAGGCGCGGCGCCGCCAGGCGGAAGCGGCCGTGCTCGTCGCGCAGCGCAACCTTGAGCGCGAGGTCCTCACTGCCGCGCGACGCTACGCCGCCAAGACCGCCGAGGCGGCCGACTGGACGCCCGACGCCGCCAATAAATTTCGCGACGCCGCCGATCTCGCTGATCGCCACTACCGGCTCGGCGCCGTGCCGATCGCGACCTATGTCGAGCTGCAGAATTCCTACCTCGAGGCGATCGACGCGCTTTGCCAGACGCGGCTCGACGCGCTCGAAGCCGCCGGCGCGCTCGAATTGCTCACCGGCACGCCGTTGGTCGACGCGGAGGCCCGCCCGTGA
- a CDS encoding TonB-dependent receptor, protein MISRHLLRLLSVLCLACAALVGLHAGTISGRVTDGYTKLALGGARVTAGGVETYSETTGEFTLPGVPAGQQLVEINYVGYAPLQLSIEVAAAGTTRLDPVFNRDVVKLSQFVITGSTVGTARSLNEQRAAETLTNVVAADEIGRFPDQNAAESAQRIPGVALYRDQGEGRFLVVRGIRPDLNGMQLNGVAMTSPDRGARTVPLDVIPSDALGALEVTKVPRPDLDIDGLGGRVNLKTRSPFDADGRQAQLVAQGQWNNLRERLSSKFNGTYSDILNDGKLGFIFSPTWQERRFGSDNIETSGNWTVPSGNTALALPDINYREYEITRTRYGANAGLEFRPDPSTIFYLRGLYSYFTDRENRYVTTIPFSEASSAVVTNETSASFTGVRRENKQLRNREKQQDLTSYSAGFEKTVADWRLDGRAAFSRGNENRREDTVIFRKSARGTNWTYAFPGLYSPVVTQTAGTDISDPTQFNELNRLRSAPAWGSDREQNYAFNARRDFATGAGNRAFAKFGAQLRQKTKAQNREQSNFAAPATFTFASLAETQGEGDYAFFRGPRVNAEAFTQQFVNNKGAFTETRDVVSSEQEDWSSDEDVLAGYAMGGVTYGALNLSGGARYERTEFAASGNEQRVVGGVTSFTRATRERSYNNFLPGAYVRYDLDKQTVLRASWTNSVARPAFSESALIRSVNDDAKTVTESNPSLKALESVNWDASAEHYFKGLGVVSLAGFYKKISNFTYRTSVPNGDPANPGYLLTTYVNGNDGDVSGLEFAFTRRLDFLPGELGNVTFLTNYTLTHSSATYWRTATNTFEKAPFIGQSPRNANAALSYEAHGLFLRLSFNYRSSHLREDEAIGDIAANDIYIDNFKQWDLNASYRLNHNWELFGEVLNLTNEPFRVAFTSARARFRQFEEYGWSANFGVRWKL, encoded by the coding sequence ATGATCTCACGTCACCTTCTTCGCCTCCTCAGCGTTCTCTGCCTCGCCTGCGCAGCGCTTGTCGGCCTGCATGCCGGCACGATTTCCGGTCGCGTCACCGACGGCTACACGAAGCTCGCCCTCGGCGGCGCTCGCGTCACCGCCGGTGGGGTCGAGACCTATTCCGAAACCACCGGTGAGTTCACGCTGCCCGGCGTGCCGGCCGGCCAGCAGCTCGTCGAGATCAACTACGTCGGCTATGCGCCGCTCCAGCTTTCGATCGAAGTGGCTGCCGCGGGCACGACGCGGCTCGATCCCGTGTTCAATCGCGACGTGGTGAAGCTTTCGCAGTTCGTCATCACCGGCTCGACCGTCGGCACCGCGCGCTCGCTGAACGAGCAGCGCGCCGCCGAGACGCTCACGAACGTCGTCGCCGCGGACGAGATCGGCCGTTTTCCCGATCAGAACGCCGCGGAGTCCGCGCAGCGCATCCCCGGTGTCGCGCTCTACCGCGACCAGGGCGAAGGCCGCTTCCTCGTCGTGCGCGGCATCCGGCCCGACTTGAATGGCATGCAACTCAACGGTGTCGCGATGACCTCGCCCGATCGCGGCGCGCGGACCGTGCCGCTCGACGTCATTCCGTCCGACGCGCTCGGTGCGCTCGAGGTGACGAAGGTCCCGCGCCCCGACCTCGACATCGACGGCCTCGGCGGTCGCGTGAATCTGAAAACGCGCAGCCCGTTCGACGCGGATGGCCGTCAGGCGCAACTCGTCGCGCAGGGTCAGTGGAACAACCTCCGCGAGCGCCTGAGCAGCAAGTTCAACGGCACCTACTCCGACATCCTCAACGACGGCAAACTCGGCTTCATCTTTTCGCCCACCTGGCAGGAGCGCCGCTTCGGCTCCGACAACATCGAGACTTCCGGCAACTGGACTGTTCCGTCGGGCAACACCGCGCTCGCGCTCCCCGACATCAATTACCGCGAATACGAGATCACCCGCACGCGCTACGGCGCCAACGCCGGCCTCGAGTTCCGCCCCGATCCGTCGACGATCTTCTACCTGCGCGGGCTCTACTCGTATTTCACCGATCGCGAGAATCGCTACGTGACGACGATCCCGTTTTCCGAGGCGTCGAGCGCCGTCGTGACGAACGAAACTTCCGCGTCCTTCACCGGCGTCCGCCGCGAAAACAAACAGCTCCGCAACCGCGAAAAGCAGCAGGACCTCACGTCGTATTCGGCCGGTTTTGAGAAGACCGTCGCCGACTGGCGCCTCGACGGCCGCGCCGCCTTCAGCCGCGGCAACGAAAACCGTCGCGAGGACACCGTCATCTTCCGCAAGAGCGCTCGCGGCACGAACTGGACCTACGCGTTTCCCGGCCTCTACTCGCCGGTCGTCACGCAGACCGCCGGCACCGATATCAGCGATCCGACGCAGTTCAATGAACTCAACCGCCTTCGCTCCGCGCCCGCGTGGGGCTCCGACCGCGAGCAGAACTACGCGTTCAACGCCCGCCGTGATTTCGCCACCGGCGCCGGCAACCGCGCGTTCGCGAAGTTCGGCGCCCAGCTCCGCCAGAAGACCAAGGCGCAGAACCGCGAGCAGTCGAACTTCGCCGCGCCCGCGACCTTCACGTTCGCTTCGCTCGCCGAGACACAGGGCGAGGGCGACTACGCCTTCTTCCGCGGCCCGCGCGTCAACGCCGAGGCCTTCACGCAGCAGTTCGTGAACAACAAGGGCGCGTTCACCGAGACGCGCGACGTCGTGTCGAGCGAGCAGGAGGATTGGTCCTCCGACGAGGATGTGCTCGCCGGCTACGCGATGGGCGGCGTGACCTACGGCGCGCTCAACCTCTCCGGCGGCGCGCGCTACGAGCGCACGGAGTTCGCCGCCAGCGGCAACGAGCAACGCGTCGTCGGCGGCGTCACGAGCTTCACGCGCGCGACGCGCGAGCGCAGCTACAACAATTTTCTCCCCGGCGCCTACGTCCGCTACGACCTCGACAAGCAGACCGTGCTGCGCGCCTCGTGGACGAACAGCGTCGCCCGCCCGGCATTTTCCGAGAGCGCGCTCATCCGCTCCGTCAACGACGACGCGAAGACCGTCACCGAGAGCAATCCCAGCCTGAAGGCGCTCGAGTCCGTCAACTGGGACGCCTCGGCCGAGCACTACTTCAAGGGCCTCGGCGTTGTCTCGCTCGCCGGTTTCTACAAGAAAATCTCCAACTTCACCTATCGCACCTCGGTGCCCAACGGCGATCCGGCGAATCCCGGCTACCTGCTCACGACCTACGTGAACGGCAACGACGGCGACGTCAGCGGGCTCGAGTTCGCCTTCACGCGCCGCCTCGATTTCCTGCCCGGCGAACTCGGCAACGTGACGTTCCTCACCAACTACACGCTCACGCACAGCAGCGCGACCTATTGGCGGACCGCGACGAACACGTTCGAGAAGGCGCCGTTCATCGGCCAGTCGCCGCGCAACGCCAACGCCGCGCTCAGCTACGAGGCGCACGGCTTGTTCCTGCGCCTGTCGTTCAACTACCGCAGCTCGCACCTGCGCGAAGACGAGGCGATCGGCGACATCGCGGCGAACGACATCTACATCGACAACTTCAAGCAGTGGGACCTCAACGCCAGCTACCGGCTGAACCACAACTGGGAGCTGTTCGGCGAGGTTCTGAATCTCACCAACGAGCCGTTCCGCGTCGCCTTCACGTCGGCGCGCGCCCGGTTCCGCCAGTTCGAGGAATACGGCTGGAGCGCGAACTTCGGCGTCCGCTGGAAGCTCTGA
- a CDS encoding Gfo/Idh/MocA family oxidoreductase has translation MSPAAPTSAQPAKLRWGLIATGGIARKFAEQLPASRTGELVAVGSRTPAAAEKFAADFGGVRAHGSYDALLADPEVQAVYISPPHPAHLEWVERAAATGKHILCEKPLTLRLADTQRAIAAARAGGVCLMEAFMYRCHPQTDRIAALLADGAIGRLRLIRAAFCFDRAFDPAHRLFNRALGGGGILDIGCYPVSYSRRMAGAALGRHFAEPEQFKAVGHRLAATGVDDYATAVATFPGDVVAELCCGTTLRREVAVRLHGEAGWIDVPAPYHPGGWEGADTFTLHRAGRDPEVVRSETTQKLYALEADAVAAAIAAGAREVPAMSHADSLGNAAVLDDWLAQVGVSYD, from the coding sequence ATGAGCCCGGCGGCGCCCACATCTGCACAGCCCGCGAAACTCCGCTGGGGACTCATCGCCACGGGCGGCATCGCCCGCAAATTCGCCGAGCAACTGCCCGCCTCGCGCACGGGCGAACTCGTCGCGGTCGGCAGTCGCACGCCGGCGGCGGCGGAGAAATTCGCCGCGGACTTCGGCGGCGTGCGCGCCCACGGCAGCTACGACGCGCTGCTCGCCGATCCGGAGGTGCAGGCCGTCTACATCAGTCCGCCGCACCCGGCGCATCTCGAGTGGGTCGAGCGCGCGGCGGCGACCGGCAAACACATCCTGTGCGAAAAACCGCTCACGCTGCGCCTCGCCGACACGCAGCGCGCGATCGCCGCGGCGCGCGCCGGCGGCGTGTGCCTGATGGAGGCGTTCATGTATCGCTGTCACCCGCAGACCGACCGGATCGCGGCGCTGCTCGCCGACGGAGCCATCGGCCGGTTGCGGCTCATTCGGGCGGCGTTCTGCTTCGACCGCGCGTTCGATCCGGCCCACCGGCTTTTCAATCGGGCGCTCGGCGGCGGCGGCATCCTCGACATCGGTTGCTACCCGGTTTCCTACTCGCGGCGCATGGCCGGCGCGGCGCTCGGCCGGCACTTCGCCGAACCGGAGCAATTCAAGGCCGTCGGCCACCGTCTCGCGGCGACCGGTGTGGACGACTACGCGACCGCGGTCGCGACTTTCCCGGGCGACGTCGTGGCGGAACTCTGCTGCGGCACGACGCTGCGCCGCGAAGTCGCCGTGCGCCTCCACGGCGAAGCCGGCTGGATCGACGTGCCGGCGCCGTATCATCCCGGCGGCTGGGAAGGCGCGGACACGTTCACGCTGCACCGCGCCGGGCGCGATCCGGAGGTCGTCCGCTCGGAGACGACGCAAAAACTCTACGCGCTCGAAGCCGATGCGGTGGCGGCCGCCATCGCCGCCGGCGCGCGGGAAGTGCCCGCCATGTCGCACGCCGACAGTCTCGGCAACGCCGCGGTGCTCGACGACTGGCTCGCGCAGGTCGGCGTGAGCTACGATTGA